A region of Aphanothece sacrum FPU1 DNA encodes the following proteins:
- a CDS encoding DUF721 domain-containing protein, with the protein MTFNSLDRLLAALEKQPNFANYRRYKDLCQAWETVVEPQVTAQTRLLFVQRNILWVATSSAVWAQTLSLQRYFILIKLNNIVRTEPLEDIRFSSVGWDSSPKREQKSSEAVDNKVPQHPSFIPPVPPLSDPQESKSIMTPEIAFGRWTQVIKQRSQFLPLCPQCNCPTPPGELERWSKCCHCASQSWQKNV; encoded by the coding sequence ATGACTTTTAATTCCCTTGATCGTCTATTAGCTGCTTTAGAAAAACAACCTAATTTTGCCAATTATCGACGCTACAAAGATTTGTGTCAAGCTTGGGAGACAGTTGTTGAACCTCAAGTAACTGCTCAAACTCGGTTACTTTTTGTTCAGAGAAATATCCTCTGGGTCGCCACTTCTAGCGCAGTTTGGGCGCAAACTTTATCCTTACAACGGTATTTTATATTAATAAAACTTAACAATATAGTGAGAACAGAACCGTTAGAAGATATTCGTTTTTCTTCAGTGGGATGGGACAGTTCCCCCAAAAGAGAGCAAAAGTCTTCTGAGGCAGTAGACAATAAAGTACCACAACATCCGAGTTTTATTCCTCCTGTTCCTCCTCTAAGTGATCCCCAGGAGTCTAAGTCTATAATGACACCAGAGATAGCCTTTGGGCGATGGACTCAAGTAATTAAACAGCGATCGCAATTTCTTCCCCTCTGTCCTCAGTGCAATTGCCCTACACCTCCAGGGGAACTAGAACGTTGGTCAAAGTGTTGTCATTGTGCGTCCCAATCTTGGCAGAAAAATGTCTAA
- the groES gene encoding co-chaperone GroES → MAAISINVSTVKPLGDRVFVKVSASEEKTAGGILLPDTAKEKPQIGEVVFVGPGKRNDDGTRSALEVKVGDKVLYSKYAGTDVKLAGEDYVLLSEKDILATVA, encoded by the coding sequence ATGGCAGCAATCAGTATTAACGTATCTACCGTCAAACCCCTTGGCGATCGCGTATTTGTCAAAGTCAGTGCCTCAGAAGAAAAAACCGCTGGAGGAATTTTACTACCTGACACCGCCAAAGAAAAACCCCAAATTGGAGAAGTAGTTTTCGTGGGGCCTGGTAAACGCAACGATGACGGAACCCGTTCTGCATTAGAAGTCAAAGTAGGCGATAAAGTCCTCTATTCTAAGTATGCTGGCACCGATGTCAAACTAGCTGGCGAAGATTACGTATTGTTATCAGAAAAAGATATCTTAGCAACTGTCGCCTAA
- the groL gene encoding chaperonin GroEL (60 kDa chaperone family; promotes refolding of misfolded polypeptides especially under stressful conditions; forms two stacked rings of heptamers to form a barrel-shaped 14mer; ends can be capped by GroES; misfolded proteins enter the barrel where they are refolded when GroES binds), translated as MAKIIVYNEDARRALERGMDILTEAVAVTLGPKGRNVVLEKKFGAPQIVNDGITIAKEIELEDHIENTGVSLIRQAASKTNDVAGDGTTTATVLAHAIVKEGLRNVAAGANPISLKRGIDKATDFLVSKIAEHAKPVEDSKAIAQVGSISAGNDEEVGKMIADAMDKVGKEGVISLEEGKSMFTELEITEGMRFDKGYISPYFVTDPERMEAILDDPCILLTDKKIALVQDLVPVLEQVARQGKSLVIIAEDIEKEALATLVVNRLRGVLTVAAVKAPGFGDRRKQMLEDIAILTGGKVISEDAGLKLENTKIEMLGKARRITLTKDNTTIIAEGNEAAVKGRCEQIRRQMEETESSYDKEKLQERLAKLSGGVAVIKVGAATETEMKDRKLRLEDAINATKAAVEEGIVPGGGTTLAHLTPDLETWAKDNLLNEELTGALIVSRALTAPLKRIAENAGQNGAVIAERVKEKPFNVGYDAANNEFTDMFDAGIVDPAKVTRSALQNAASIAGMVLTTECIVVDKPEKEKPSAGGGGGGDFDY; from the coding sequence ATGGCTAAAATTATTGTCTACAATGAAGATGCCCGCCGTGCCTTAGAAAGAGGCATGGACATTCTGACTGAAGCTGTGGCCGTGACCCTTGGTCCCAAAGGTCGTAATGTTGTACTAGAGAAAAAATTTGGGGCCCCCCAAATTGTTAACGATGGGATCACCATTGCTAAAGAAATTGAGTTAGAAGATCATATCGAAAATACCGGAGTATCTCTAATTCGTCAAGCTGCTTCTAAAACCAACGATGTGGCCGGAGACGGAACCACTACCGCCACCGTTTTAGCCCATGCTATCGTTAAAGAAGGGTTACGGAACGTCGCCGCAGGAGCTAACCCCATTTCTCTCAAACGAGGCATTGATAAAGCTACTGACTTTTTAGTTTCCAAAATTGCCGAACACGCTAAACCCGTAGAAGATTCCAAAGCGATCGCCCAAGTTGGGTCTATTTCTGCTGGAAACGACGAAGAAGTCGGTAAAATGATTGCCGATGCTATGGATAAAGTGGGCAAAGAAGGTGTAATTTCCTTAGAAGAAGGAAAATCCATGTTCACCGAACTGGAAATTACCGAAGGGATGCGTTTTGATAAAGGGTATATTTCCCCTTATTTTGTCACTGATCCCGAACGCATGGAAGCAATTTTAGACGATCCTTGCATTCTACTCACCGATAAAAAAATCGCCTTAGTTCAAGATTTAGTACCTGTTTTAGAACAAGTTGCTCGTCAAGGCAAATCCTTAGTTATTATTGCAGAAGACATTGAAAAAGAAGCTTTAGCCACCTTAGTTGTCAACCGTCTACGGGGCGTTCTGACTGTTGCTGCGGTTAAAGCACCTGGATTTGGCGATCGCCGTAAACAAATGTTAGAAGATATTGCCATCCTGACTGGTGGTAAAGTCATCAGCGAAGATGCGGGTCTGAAACTGGAAAATACTAAGATAGAAATGCTTGGTAAAGCCCGTCGTATCACCTTAACCAAAGATAATACCACCATTATCGCCGAAGGCAACGAAGCAGCCGTTAAGGGTCGTTGTGAGCAAATTCGTCGTCAAATGGAAGAAACCGAATCTTCTTACGATAAAGAAAAATTGCAAGAACGGTTAGCGAAATTATCCGGTGGTGTGGCTGTCATCAAAGTGGGTGCTGCTACTGAAACCGAAATGAAAGATCGTAAACTGCGTTTAGAAGATGCGATCAATGCTACCAAAGCTGCTGTAGAAGAAGGTATTGTTCCTGGGGGTGGTACTACCTTAGCTCATTTGACTCCTGACTTAGAAACTTGGGCTAAAGATAACCTACTCAATGAAGAATTAACAGGAGCTTTAATTGTTTCGCGTGCTTTAACCGCACCTCTAAAACGTATTGCAGAAAATGCGGGTCAAAACGGAGCGGTTATTGCTGAGCGCGTCAAAGAAAAACCCTTTAACGTAGGTTATGATGCGGCTAATAACGAGTTTACCGATATGTTTGATGCAGGGATCGTTGACCCTGCTAAAGTGACTCGTTCTGCCTTACAAAATGCTGCTTCTATTGCGGGAATGGTCTTAACCACTGAATGTATTGTAGTGGACAAACCTGAGAAAGAAAAACCTTCTGCAGGTGGTGGCGGTGGTGGGGACTTTGACTACTAA
- the rpsF gene encoding 30S ribosomal protein S6 — translation MSEQYEMIYILRPDLSEEQVQQEVDKYRDFLGENKALDIQIKIWGKRRLAYQIGKYMDGIYVQMNYEADGTQIAPLERMMRLGEEVIRYLTIKLKKVASPTPETESEEATVEEEAAA, via the coding sequence ATGAGTGAACAGTACGAAATGATCTATATTCTGCGTCCCGATTTATCAGAGGAACAGGTACAGCAAGAAGTAGACAAATACCGAGATTTTTTAGGGGAAAATAAAGCCTTAGATATCCAAATTAAGATTTGGGGTAAACGACGACTAGCTTACCAAATTGGCAAATATATGGATGGTATCTATGTCCAAATGAATTATGAAGCTGATGGTACCCAAATTGCTCCCTTAGAACGGATGATGCGCTTAGGGGAGGAAGTCATTCGCTATCTCACTATTAAACTCAAGAAAGTTGCCTCCCCTACCCCTGAAACAGAATCAGAAGAAGCTACAGTCGAAGAAGAAGCAGCCGCTTAA
- a CDS encoding fumarylacetoacetate hydrolase family protein, producing MTQRYVRVKTNQGQIHYGLLNLNRSVSVLDFAPWQGGEATGVILKPETYSLLAPCSPSKIVAVGRNYRAHAAELGNTVPAEPLLFLKPPSTVIADTQGIYYPLQSKQVDYEGELALIIGETTKNCSPQEARTKIWGYTIANDVTARDLQQKDNQWVRAKGFDSFCPLGPWIVRELSAGAQLQTFINNEVQPRQSALIQDMVFSPQAVVSYISNIMTLLPGDVVLTGTPEGVGPLIVGDVVKIEIEGIGSLENPVLAIFDPSQSISEPENKQPQKS from the coding sequence ATGACGCAACGCTACGTTCGAGTTAAAACCAATCAAGGACAAATCCATTATGGATTACTCAATCTCAACCGCAGTGTATCGGTTTTAGATTTTGCTCCTTGGCAGGGGGGAGAAGCAACGGGGGTCATTTTAAAACCGGAAACCTATAGTTTGTTAGCTCCTTGTTCTCCTTCTAAAATTGTAGCAGTGGGTAGAAATTATCGGGCCCATGCGGCTGAACTAGGTAATACTGTTCCGGCCGAACCTTTATTATTTTTGAAACCTCCTAGTACGGTAATTGCTGATACTCAAGGGATTTATTATCCTCTACAATCTAAACAGGTTGATTATGAGGGAGAATTAGCCCTAATTATCGGTGAAACTACTAAAAATTGTTCTCCCCAAGAAGCTAGAACCAAAATTTGGGGCTATACTATTGCTAATGATGTTACGGCCAGGGATTTACAGCAAAAAGATAATCAGTGGGTCAGGGCCAAAGGATTTGATAGTTTTTGTCCTCTTGGCCCCTGGATTGTGCGAGAATTGAGTGCTGGAGCGCAACTACAAACTTTTATCAATAATGAAGTTCAACCGCGACAGTCTGCCTTAATTCAAGATATGGTTTTTTCGCCTCAAGCGGTTGTCTCCTATATTTCTAATATTATGACCTTATTGCCAGGGGATGTGGTTTTGACGGGAACCCCTGAAGGGGTAGGCCCCCTAATCGTGGGGGATGTTGTTAAGATTGAAATTGAAGGCATTGGTAGCTTAGAAAATCCTGTCTTAGCTATTTTTGACCCGTCTCAATCTATTAGCGAACCTGAGAATAAGCAGCCTCAGAAATCGTAG
- a CDS encoding Tic20 family protein produces MTWRGSADIKDRIFGTLVYCFAIFDTISFSVFLVSQFPVFGFFLIPAFPVGFLYGLIGQTLGPLGNWGSFIVFLILFFVVVRNEKISHFIRYNTMQTILIGILLALFQIIIETLMPALGQGGLLIETLFNVVFLGGIAACYYCMVQSVLGRYAEIPTISEAAYSQVR; encoded by the coding sequence ATGACTTGGCGCGGTTCAGCAGATATAAAAGATCGTATATTTGGGACATTAGTATATTGTTTTGCCATCTTCGATACGATTTCTTTCAGTGTATTTTTAGTCAGTCAGTTTCCCGTATTTGGATTTTTTCTAATTCCTGCTTTTCCTGTAGGTTTTCTATATGGACTAATAGGGCAAACCCTAGGCCCGTTAGGCAATTGGGGCAGTTTTATCGTCTTTTTAATCTTATTTTTTGTCGTTGTCCGTAACGAAAAAATTAGTCATTTTATTCGTTACAATACCATGCAAACCATTCTCATCGGTATCTTATTAGCCCTATTCCAAATTATCATAGAAACCTTAATGCCCGCATTAGGTCAAGGAGGATTACTCATAGAAACCCTCTTTAACGTCGTATTTCTTGGTGGAATTGCCGCTTGTTACTATTGTATGGTGCAATCAGTCTTAGGACGTTATGCAGAAATTCCTACGATTTCTGAGGCTGCTTATTCTCAGGTTCGCTAA
- the queD gene encoding 6-carboxytetrahydropterin synthase QueD, giving the protein MNSFSTDQWLIYKEFRFEAAHQLLHHDGKCRRLHGHSWVGRVYVIGDRLITEGPKQGMIMDFADIQQHLDPLIENFLDHYYLNESTGLENPSCEAIAKWIFEKLEGAGLEGLQAVEIQETCTSGARYMRIKP; this is encoded by the coding sequence ATGAATAGCTTTTCTACTGATCAATGGTTAATATATAAAGAGTTTCGTTTTGAAGCGGCCCATCAACTTCTTCATCATGACGGTAAGTGTCGCCGTCTTCATGGCCATAGTTGGGTGGGAAGGGTTTATGTGATAGGCGATCGCTTGATTACTGAGGGGCCTAAACAGGGAATGATTATGGATTTTGCCGATATTCAGCAACATTTAGACCCTCTGATTGAGAATTTTTTGGATCATTATTATCTCAATGAAAGTACAGGACTCGAAAACCCTTCTTGTGAAGCGATCGCTAAATGGATTTTTGAAAAATTAGAAGGGGCCGGACTTGAGGGACTTCAAGCAGTTGAAATTCAAGAAACTTGTACTTCTGGTGCTAGATATATGCGAATAAAGCCTTAA
- the gap gene encoding type I glyceraldehyde-3-phosphate dehydrogenase gives MTTVKVGINGFGRIGRLVFRAGINNPDFEFIGINDLVAPDNIAYLLKYDSTHGRFKGTVEAKEDGIVVNGKFIPCFSIRNPEELPWGERGVDYVIESTGLFTDYEGAAKHLKAGAKRVLISAPTKEPDKIRTFVVGVNHTDYDPAKDQIVSNASCTTNCLAPIAKVINDNFGLAEGLMTTVHAMTATQPTVDGPSKKDFRGGRGAAQNIIPASTGAAKAVTLVIPELKGKLTGMALRVPTPDVSVVDLTFKTTKATSYAAICEAMKSAALAELKGILGYTEEDVVSMDFQGDGHSSIFDTNAGMELNSNFFKVISWYDNEWGYSCRMLDLMKVMAAKEAEVMATV, from the coding sequence ATGACAACGGTGAAAGTTGGTATTAACGGTTTTGGTCGTATTGGAAGATTAGTATTCAGGGCCGGTATTAATAATCCTGATTTTGAATTTATCGGTATTAATGATCTGGTTGCACCTGACAATATTGCTTATTTACTTAAATATGATTCAACTCATGGCCGTTTTAAAGGGACAGTAGAAGCCAAAGAAGATGGTATTGTAGTCAATGGTAAATTTATCCCTTGTTTTTCCATTCGTAACCCTGAAGAACTGCCTTGGGGAGAACGAGGAGTAGATTATGTGATAGAGTCTACAGGATTATTTACCGATTATGAGGGTGCGGCTAAACACTTAAAAGCGGGTGCTAAACGAGTTCTCATTTCTGCACCTACTAAAGAGCCTGACAAAATTCGTACTTTTGTTGTAGGGGTTAACCATACTGACTATGACCCCGCCAAAGATCAAATTGTTTCTAATGCTAGTTGTACTACTAATTGTTTAGCTCCCATTGCCAAAGTGATCAATGATAATTTTGGCTTAGCAGAAGGGTTAATGACAACGGTACACGCCATGACAGCGACTCAACCCACCGTTGATGGCCCCAGTAAAAAAGATTTTCGTGGGGGACGAGGTGCGGCTCAAAATATCATTCCTGCGTCTACGGGAGCGGCAAAAGCGGTTACTTTAGTTATACCAGAATTAAAAGGCAAATTGACAGGGATGGCTTTACGGGTTCCTACTCCTGATGTATCTGTGGTTGATCTTACCTTCAAAACCACAAAAGCGACCAGCTATGCTGCTATTTGTGAGGCGATGAAATCTGCTGCGCTGGCTGAGCTTAAAGGAATTCTGGGCTATACTGAGGAAGATGTGGTATCAATGGATTTTCAAGGGGATGGCCATTCAAGTATTTTTGATACTAATGCAGGGATGGAATTAAATTCTAATTTCTTTAAAGTTATCTCTTGGTATGACAATGAGTGGGGTTATTCTTGCCGAATGTTAGATTTAATGAAAGTTATGGCAGCTAAAGAAGCAGAAGTAATGGCTACTGTTTAG
- a CDS encoding phosphoketolase family protein — protein MVATPDKIQIEQTHLSVEELRKIHAFWRACNYLAVGMIYLQDNPLLKEPLTEQQVKNRLLGHWGTSPGLSFIYIHLNRLIKKYDLNTVYMAGPGHGAPGVLGPVYLEGTYSEVYPEKSEDEEGMKAFFKQFSFPGGIGSHCTPETPGSIHEGGELGYVLSHAYGAILDNPDLIVAAVVGDGEAETGPLATAWHSNKFINPIRDGAVLPILHLNGYKIANPTILARISHEELEYLFKGYGYKPYFVEGSDPEIMHQKMAATLETAILEIKEIQKEARISGIAQRPMWPMIVLRSPKGWTGPASVDGKKTEDFWRSHQVPLSGMHNNPGHIKILEDWLRSYKPEELFDATGKLLPELKDLAPTGTHRMSANPNANGGILRKDLKMPDFRDYGVTVDHPGKVEAENTKPLGNFLRDIMAKNMTNFRVFGPDETASNRLNAIYEVSKKVWMADIIEDDADGSELTTDGRVMEMLSEHTLQGWLEGYLLTGRHGFFHTYEAFAHVVDSMFNQHAKWLDICKNEVPWRASVSSLNILLSSTVWRQDHNGFSHQDPGYVDLVTNKSSEVVRVYFPPDANCLLSVANHCLKSQDYVNVIVADKQKHLQFLNMEDAIKHCTKGIGIWEWAGNDDCGTEPDLADVVMASCGDVATKESLAATAILRQEFPQLKVRFVNVVDLFKLQDHSEHPHGLSDWDFDSLFTKDKPIIFNFHGYPWLIHKLTYRRTNHHNLHVRGYKEKGNINTPLELAINNQIDRFNLVIDVIDRVPKLGSAAAYVRERMKNAIIEHRAYAYENGIDKPEINDWKWPF, from the coding sequence ATGGTAGCAACACCCGATAAAATCCAAATAGAACAAACCCATTTATCCGTCGAAGAATTGCGAAAAATTCATGCTTTTTGGCGCGCTTGTAATTATTTAGCTGTAGGCATGATTTATTTACAAGATAACCCTTTACTTAAAGAACCTCTTACAGAACAACAAGTCAAAAACCGTTTATTAGGTCACTGGGGAACAAGTCCTGGGCTAAGTTTTATCTATATTCACCTCAACAGATTGATCAAAAAATACGATCTTAATACTGTTTATATGGCTGGCCCAGGTCATGGGGCCCCTGGAGTTTTAGGCCCCGTTTATTTAGAGGGAACTTATTCAGAAGTTTATCCCGAAAAGAGTGAAGATGAAGAAGGAATGAAAGCCTTTTTCAAACAGTTTTCTTTCCCTGGTGGTATTGGTAGTCATTGCACTCCAGAAACCCCTGGTTCTATCCATGAAGGTGGCGAACTAGGCTATGTTTTATCTCATGCTTACGGAGCAATTTTAGATAACCCTGATTTGATTGTAGCCGCAGTTGTCGGAGACGGAGAAGCAGAAACCGGGCCCCTTGCTACTGCTTGGCATTCTAACAAATTTATCAATCCTATCCGAGATGGGGCAGTTTTACCCATTTTGCACCTTAATGGTTATAAAATTGCTAATCCCACCATCTTAGCCCGTATTAGTCACGAAGAATTAGAATATCTCTTTAAAGGGTATGGATACAAACCCTATTTTGTCGAAGGTTCCGACCCCGAAATAATGCACCAAAAAATGGCAGCAACCCTGGAAACTGCTATTTTAGAGATTAAGGAAATACAAAAAGAAGCGCGTATCAGTGGCATTGCACAACGTCCCATGTGGCCTATGATTGTGTTACGCTCACCTAAAGGATGGACAGGCCCAGCCTCCGTCGATGGGAAAAAGACTGAAGATTTTTGGCGATCGCACCAAGTCCCCCTATCAGGAATGCACAACAACCCTGGTCACATTAAGATTTTAGAAGATTGGTTAAGAAGTTATAAGCCCGAAGAATTATTTGATGCAACGGGTAAACTATTACCAGAATTAAAAGATTTAGCCCCCACCGGAACCCATCGGATGAGTGCGAACCCCAATGCTAACGGGGGAATATTACGAAAAGATCTCAAAATGCCAGACTTTCGTGACTATGGGGTTACGGTTGATCATCCCGGAAAGGTAGAAGCAGAAAATACCAAACCCTTGGGCAATTTTTTACGGGATATCATGGCAAAAAACATGACAAATTTTCGTGTTTTCGGCCCAGATGAAACCGCTTCAAACCGTCTTAATGCTATCTACGAAGTCAGCAAAAAAGTATGGATGGCTGATATCATTGAAGATGATGCAGACGGCAGCGAACTGACCACCGATGGTCGAGTGATGGAAATGTTAAGTGAACATACTTTGCAAGGATGGTTAGAAGGGTATTTATTAACAGGTCGTCATGGTTTTTTCCACACTTATGAAGCCTTTGCTCATGTGGTAGATTCCATGTTTAACCAACACGCAAAATGGTTAGATATTTGTAAGAATGAAGTACCTTGGCGGGCTTCTGTTTCTTCCTTAAATATTCTACTTTCTTCGACAGTTTGGCGACAAGATCATAACGGATTTTCTCATCAAGATCCTGGATATGTTGACTTAGTTACTAATAAGAGTTCTGAAGTTGTTCGGGTTTATTTTCCTCCTGATGCTAACTGTTTATTATCCGTTGCTAATCATTGTTTAAAAAGTCAAGATTATGTCAATGTAATTGTAGCTGATAAACAGAAACATCTGCAATTTTTAAACATGGAAGATGCCATTAAACACTGTACAAAAGGCATTGGAATTTGGGAATGGGCCGGTAATGATGATTGTGGCACAGAACCCGATCTTGCTGATGTTGTGATGGCTTCTTGTGGGGATGTAGCCACAAAAGAATCTTTAGCTGCTACTGCCATTTTACGGCAAGAATTTCCTCAATTAAAAGTACGTTTTGTCAATGTAGTAGATTTGTTTAAATTACAAGATCATTCAGAACATCCTCATGGGTTATCTGATTGGGATTTTGACAGTTTATTTACCAAAGATAAGCCGATTATATTTAATTTTCATGGCTATCCCTGGTTAATTCATAAATTAACCTATCGTCGCACTAATCATCATAATCTTCATGTACGAGGTTATAAAGAAAAAGGCAATATTAATACGCCTTTAGAGTTAGCCATTAATAATCAAATTGATCGGTTTAATTTAGTTATTGATGTAATTGATCGGGTTCCAAAATTAGGATCAGCCGCCGCTTATGTACGGGAACGCATGAAAAATGCGATTATTGAACACCGTGCTTATGCTTACGAAAATGGCATAGATAAACCAGAAATTAATGACTGGAAATGGCCATTTTAA
- a CDS encoding DUF4149 domain-containing protein, producing MNSISEKNGKSLSWTTVVMLTLGFWLSASIMLDLVIIPGLSLSGMMNQGGFASAGYLIFGLFNRIELICAAIVLTGFLVFRRHHTLIHLQERWSIVLAGVLLAIALIYTYILTPQMSGLGLQLNPFEATNTMPPAMITLHWSYWLLEGLKFLLGATLLKWCYRDSCSI from the coding sequence ATGAATAGTATTTCTGAAAAAAATGGGAAGTCCCTTAGCTGGACAACCGTAGTCATGTTGACCCTGGGATTTTGGCTAAGTGCCAGTATCATGCTTGATTTGGTCATAATTCCTGGATTATCCCTATCCGGTATGATGAATCAAGGCGGTTTTGCCAGTGCAGGATATCTCATTTTCGGATTATTTAACCGCATAGAATTAATCTGTGCAGCCATTGTTTTAACGGGATTTTTAGTATTCCGTCGCCATCATACTCTCATCCATCTTCAAGAACGTTGGTCAATTGTTTTAGCCGGTGTTTTACTAGCGATCGCTCTCATATACACTTATATACTAACCCCGCAAATGAGTGGCTTAGGTCTTCAGTTAAACCCCTTTGAAGCGACAAATACCATGCCACCAGCCATGATCACCCTACATTGGAGTTATTGGCTGCTAGAAGGGTTGAAATTTCTTCTGGGGGCAACTTTGCTCAAATGGTGTTATCGAGACTCCTGTTCCATTTAA
- the gpmI gene encoding 2,3-bisphosphoglycerate-independent phosphoglycerate mutase yields the protein MAQAPVSPVVLVVLDGWGYCQSTEANAIALAKTPVMDCLWTTYPRTLIKTSGKDVGLPHGQMGNSEVGHLNLGAGRIVPQELVRISDAVEDGSLLKNPVLVKICEEVRSRKGKLHLIGLCSDGGVHSHLDHLLGLLDLAKLQDLSDVCIHVITDGRDTSTNEGINAIAKITNHIDKIGIGRISTLSGRYYAMDRDRRWDRVKLAYDILTQDGLEDGRTATEVIEDFYKQDKTDEFIPPTRIAPGAIESGDGVIFYNFRPDRSRQMCYALTMPNFDGFERELIQPLSFVTFTQYDPKLPVKVAFEPQNLNNILGEVVARHGLKQFRTAETEKYPHVTYFFNGGLEIAFEGEDRELIQSPMVATYDQSPAMSAEAVTNVACQAIEKGIYSLIVMNYANPDMVGHTGNIQAAITAIETVDNCLGQLLSSISKMGGTVLITADHGNAEVMRDELGNPWTAHTTNPVPLILVEGEQRKIPGHGGLVDLREDGKLADIAPTILQILQLPQPEEMTGRSLIKPTEVEIKLNRTPIRISR from the coding sequence ATGGCGCAAGCACCTGTATCTCCGGTGGTGCTAGTGGTTCTAGACGGATGGGGTTATTGTCAATCTACAGAAGCTAATGCCATTGCCTTGGCGAAAACTCCTGTAATGGACTGTCTTTGGACTACCTATCCTCGAACACTGATTAAGACTTCCGGTAAAGATGTTGGTCTTCCTCATGGTCAAATGGGGAACTCAGAAGTAGGCCATCTTAACCTTGGTGCGGGCCGTATTGTCCCCCAAGAATTAGTACGGATCTCAGATGCGGTAGAAGATGGATCATTATTGAAAAACCCCGTTTTAGTCAAAATTTGCGAGGAAGTACGTTCTCGCAAGGGTAAACTACACTTAATTGGATTATGTTCTGATGGTGGTGTTCATTCTCACCTCGATCATTTGTTAGGATTACTTGACTTAGCTAAATTACAAGATCTCTCGGATGTTTGTATTCACGTCATTACTGATGGACGAGATACTAGCACCAACGAAGGGATTAATGCTATTGCTAAAATAACTAATCACATCGATAAAATTGGCATCGGGCGTATTAGTACCCTCAGTGGTCGTTATTATGCAATGGATCGCGATCGCCGTTGGGACCGGGTTAAACTAGCTTATGATATCCTAACTCAAGATGGGTTAGAAGATGGACGCACCGCAACCGAGGTGATCGAAGATTTTTATAAGCAAGATAAAACCGATGAATTTATTCCCCCGACTCGCATAGCACCAGGTGCCATAGAATCAGGAGATGGAGTTATTTTCTATAATTTCCGTCCAGATCGGTCTAGACAAATGTGTTATGCCTTGACTATGCCCAATTTTGATGGCTTTGAACGGGAATTAATTCAACCCTTGAGTTTTGTTACCTTTACCCAATACGATCCCAAACTACCTGTTAAGGTAGCATTTGAACCCCAAAATCTCAATAATATTTTGGGGGAAGTGGTGGCCCGTCATGGCTTAAAACAATTCCGTACCGCCGAAACAGAAAAATATCCCCATGTTACCTATTTTTTTAATGGGGGACTCGAAATTGCCTTTGAAGGGGAAGATCGAGAATTGATCCAAAGTCCTATGGTAGCAACTTATGATCAATCTCCAGCCATGTCAGCAGAAGCGGTGACAAATGTAGCTTGTCAAGCTATTGAAAAAGGTATTTATTCTCTGATAGTCATGAACTATGCCAACCCTGATATGGTTGGTCATACGGGGAATATTCAAGCTGCCATCACTGCTATTGAAACTGTTGATAATTGTTTGGGACAATTACTCTCAAGTATTAGTAAAATGGGAGGAACGGTATTAATTACCGCCGATCATGGTAATGCAGAAGTCATGCGCGATGAATTAGGTAATCCTTGGACGGCTCATACCACTAACCCTGTTCCCTTAATTTTAGTCGAAGGAGAACAAAGAAAAATTCCTGGACATGGAGGTTTGGTTGATTTACGAGAGGATGGAAAACTCGCGGATATTGCTCCTACTATCCTCCAAATTCTACAATTACCTCAACCGGAAGAAATGACGGGACGATCTTTAATTAAACCCACAGAGGTAGAAATCAAATTAAATCGTACCCCCATCCGCATTTCTCGTTAA
- the secG gene encoding preprotein translocase subunit SecG, with protein MNLVQLISIIWAVSAALLIVVVLLHSPKGDGIGGIGGQAQLFTSAKSAEKTLNQVTWALSVVFIGLTIVLSAGWLTPKG; from the coding sequence ATGAACCTTGTACAATTGATTTCAATTATCTGGGCCGTTTCGGCCGCTTTATTAATCGTTGTTGTTCTGTTACATAGTCCCAAAGGAGACGGTATTGGGGGTATTGGTGGACAAGCTCAATTATTTACCTCAGCCAAAAGTGCTGAAAAAACCCTCAACCAAGTAACTTGGGCCCTCAGTGTGGTGTTTATTGGACTGACTATCGTCTTGAGTGCCGGATGGTTAACTCCTAAAGGATAA